A stretch of Dysidea avara chromosome 5, odDysAvar1.4, whole genome shotgun sequence DNA encodes these proteins:
- the LOC136256763 gene encoding KRAB-A domain-containing protein 2-like, giving the protein MYEGLPREAAQYFCSTCHICQLKQPHNCIAPLKPIISSGFLTRCQFDLIDMRHMPDDSYCYIAHYMDHWSKFHVLWPLINKSAIEVASRLVHKIFPYFGLPKILQSDNGREFVNEVIREILKSWPGEVTIINGRPRHSQSQGLIEKGNHLVEMQLQAFKCEHKDSNCVSWTDWLPCIQYNLNVRVCCTLKQSPYEVVFGQPPRLAPFAELPEGVDRCIMEEDLTDLIKDDDVSLLFDELPPTVFPPTSSSRMSPQQLSRSTSPPSSLMMSPRRLSRS; this is encoded by the exons ATGTATGAAGGTTTGCCAAGGGAGGCAGCTCAATATTTTTGTAGCACATGCCATATTTGCCAGCTGAAGCAGCCACATAATTGCATTGCTCCTTTGAAGCCAATCATTTCATCAGGATTTTTAACACGTTGTCAG TTTGATTTGATAGATATGAGGCACATGCCAGATGATTCTTATTGCTACATTGCACATTACATGGACCACTGGTCAAAGTTTCACGTGCTATGGccactgataaacaagagtGCCATTGAAGTAGCTAGTAGGCTTGTGCACAAGATTTTCCCATATTTTGGGCTCCCCAAAATATTGCAGTCAGATAATGGAAGGGAATTTGTTAATGAAGTTATTAGAGAGATATTGAAGTCGTGGCCAGGAGAAGTGACAATAATCAATGGTAGACCTCGCCATTCACAGTCACAAGGTTTAATTGAAAAGGGCAACCATCTTGTAGAAATGCAGTTGCAAGCATTTAAATGTGAGCACAAGGATTCCAACTGTGTATCCTGGACTGACTGGCTGCCATGTATTCAAT ATAATTTAAATGTTCGAGTGTGTTGCACTTTAAAACAAAGTCCATATGAAGTGGTGTTTGGCCAGCCACCAAGGTTAGCCCCATTTGCTGAACTTCCCGAAGGAGTTGACCGTTGTATAATGGAAGAGGATTTAACTGATCTTATCAAAGATG atgatgtgtcactgctatttGATGAATTACCACCAACTGTGTTTCCACCAACATCTAGttcaaggatgtcaccacaACAACTGAGTAGAAGTACATCACCACCATCTAGCTTAATGATGTCACCACGGCGACTAAGTAGAAGTTAA